Proteins found in one Pantoea cypripedii genomic segment:
- a CDS encoding FUSC family protein: MPWFSKNAVFFAVKTCLAAFLALYFALELNLDKPAWALTTVFVSSQLYSASTISKSVFRLMGTLLGGVFIFFIFPLMVEHPLLFSLCVSLWVSVCLYLSLHDRTPKSYVFMLAGYSAAIMGFPEVTTPLAITNTVLSRIEEITLGIVCSSLVHGLLFPVSMRSLLEQSVSQWYLNGRKLCSDLLSGIPTDKSPERDDILIRMATNPQQVEILITHCVYEGDAARRLIRLVSVQYQHLSYLIPTLIAIEIRLQKLSALQITFPENVAQTFRQFLLWLHDGETVGETSDIQQALATCQKELNDAWRLGELPTESHLLLIGVLERLTDFVRIAGAYQSVGGLVSDLSGDTTLARGKRTHRFFDKGLIRLSALTAFCATFGSCLLWMATGWRDGASAPVMAAILSSFFASLDTPLTSMKLFIRGVIVAIFISVIYVAILLPQATSFEALIICLAPGLVLLGLMIARPTTNMIGLSVAIQIPGFIGLGHHLRPDLVALTNTAISSMTGVLFAVILTAILRNKKPSWTARRAVRIGLRELLRFIKETERNGSSLLGRQRFIGLMLDKLNVVLPRLRLDPQPDMTSAGMLLNEVWLGVNSFDYYARHKDLLAKYHLDSGQMFHELGLFLKRRLKSLQATPHPDLLDEIDTLLLMLERLAMWDENLLTPMFHLASVRLYLFPQQAWPVMNARQAELMQQKMYRLPPR; encoded by the coding sequence ATGCCGTGGTTTTCAAAAAACGCCGTTTTTTTTGCTGTTAAAACCTGTCTGGCCGCCTTTCTGGCATTATATTTCGCACTGGAACTGAACCTGGATAAACCCGCCTGGGCACTGACCACGGTATTTGTTTCGTCCCAGCTTTATTCAGCCTCCACCATCTCCAAATCGGTGTTCCGCCTGATGGGCACCTTACTGGGTGGCGTATTTATCTTTTTTATCTTTCCATTGATGGTGGAGCATCCGCTGCTGTTTAGCCTGTGCGTATCGCTCTGGGTCAGCGTTTGCTTGTATCTGTCGCTGCACGATCGCACGCCAAAAAGTTATGTCTTTATGCTGGCCGGTTACAGCGCGGCGATCATGGGGTTTCCGGAAGTCACTACCCCACTGGCAATCACCAATACGGTGCTATCTCGCATTGAAGAGATCACCCTGGGTATCGTGTGCAGCAGCCTGGTACATGGCCTGTTGTTTCCGGTTTCGATGCGCAGCCTGCTGGAGCAAAGTGTCAGCCAGTGGTATCTCAACGGACGCAAACTGTGTAGCGATCTGCTGTCCGGTATCCCCACGGATAAGTCTCCTGAACGTGACGACATTCTGATCCGCATGGCGACCAATCCGCAGCAGGTAGAAATTCTTATCACCCACTGCGTATACGAAGGGGATGCTGCGCGTCGATTGATTCGTCTGGTCAGTGTGCAATATCAGCATCTTTCCTATCTGATCCCAACGCTTATCGCCATTGAAATTCGCCTGCAAAAATTATCCGCATTGCAAATCACCTTCCCGGAAAATGTGGCGCAGACTTTTCGCCAGTTTCTGCTCTGGTTACATGACGGCGAAACCGTGGGCGAAACCAGCGATATTCAGCAGGCGCTGGCAACCTGTCAGAAAGAACTTAACGACGCCTGGCGTCTGGGGGAGCTGCCCACCGAGTCCCACCTGTTACTCATCGGTGTACTGGAGCGTCTGACCGACTTTGTACGCATTGCCGGAGCCTATCAGAGCGTAGGAGGTCTGGTGAGCGACCTTTCAGGCGATACAACTCTGGCGCGCGGCAAACGTACCCATCGCTTTTTTGACAAGGGGCTGATCCGCTTATCCGCCCTCACCGCCTTTTGTGCCACCTTCGGATCCTGTCTGCTGTGGATGGCAACAGGGTGGCGTGATGGCGCATCCGCCCCGGTGATGGCCGCGATTCTTAGCTCGTTTTTTGCCAGTCTGGATACGCCACTGACCTCGATGAAACTCTTTATCCGTGGTGTTATCGTCGCCATCTTTATTAGCGTGATCTACGTGGCTATCCTGTTGCCGCAGGCGACATCCTTTGAAGCGCTGATAATTTGTCTCGCACCGGGCCTGGTGCTGCTCGGATTGATGATTGCCCGCCCTACCACCAACATGATTGGTCTGAGCGTGGCGATTCAGATCCCGGGTTTTATTGGCCTGGGCCATCATCTGCGGCCTGATCTGGTGGCACTGACCAATACTGCGATTTCTTCGATGACCGGCGTGTTATTCGCGGTCATTCTCACCGCTATCCTGCGTAATAAAAAACCCTCGTGGACGGCACGCCGCGCGGTACGTATTGGTCTGCGCGAACTGCTGAGGTTTATTAAAGAAACGGAGCGTAACGGCTCGTCGCTGCTGGGACGACAACGTTTTATCGGCCTGATGCTGGATAAGCTGAATGTGGTGCTGCCGCGTCTGCGCCTCGATCCGCAACCTGACATGACCTCGGCGGGTATGCTGTTGAACGAGGTATGGTTAGGGGTCAACAGCTTTGACTACTACGCGCGCCATAAAGATTTGCTGGCGAAATATCATCTCGATAGCGGGCAAATGTTCCACGAGCTGGGGTTATTTCTTAAACGACGTCTGAAATCGTTGCAGGCCACACCCCATCCCGACCTGCTGGATGAAATCGATACCTTGCTGCTGATGCTGGAGCGCCTGGCGATGTGGGACGAAAATCTGTTAACCCCGATGTTCCATCTTGCCAGCGTGCGCCTGTATTTGTTTCCACAGCAGGCCTGGCCGGTAATGAATGCGCGTCAGGCTGAGCTGATGCAGCAAAAAATGTATCGTCTGCCGCCGCGCTAG
- a CDS encoding substrate-binding domain-containing protein: protein MTTLRILAAGSLKPLWPALMAEFGSTVETDFGPAGLLRERIVAGERCDLFASANLAHAEDLLQRGLALKTGRFAANALCLTVKRDRVTEQDDWLSLLARPDLTLATSTPRSDPSGDYTWQLFAAIEQRHPGLGQQIQAKARSLVGGTDSLAVPPGELAASWLLAHHHADMFIGYASYAPRLSLLPTLQVFSIPAPYNIRAEYAWALCHPQAMALADFLQSPAAQQILRQYGFLAVMD from the coding sequence ATGACAACGCTGCGCATACTGGCAGCCGGTAGCCTGAAACCGCTATGGCCTGCGTTAATGGCCGAATTCGGATCGACTGTCGAGACCGACTTCGGTCCGGCAGGTCTGCTGCGCGAACGTATTGTGGCGGGCGAACGCTGTGATCTCTTTGCCTCGGCGAATCTCGCCCACGCTGAAGATTTGCTTCAGCGTGGGCTGGCGCTAAAAACGGGCCGCTTTGCGGCCAATGCGCTCTGCCTGACAGTAAAACGTGACCGCGTCACCGAACAGGATGACTGGCTATCGCTGCTGGCACGCCCTGATCTGACGCTCGCCACCTCGACACCGCGCAGCGACCCCTCGGGTGACTATACCTGGCAGCTGTTTGCCGCCATCGAGCAGCGTCACCCCGGATTAGGTCAGCAGATTCAGGCCAAAGCGCGCAGCCTGGTCGGCGGGACAGACAGCCTGGCAGTCCCGCCGGGTGAACTGGCTGCCAGCTGGCTTCTGGCCCACCATCACGCCGATATGTTTATTGGTTACGCCAGTTATGCCCCGCGCCTGTCGTTACTTCCGACGCTTCAGGTTTTCAGCATCCCGGCCCCCTATAACATTCGGGCGGAATATGCCTGGGCGCTTTGTCATCCTCAGGCGATGGCGTTGGCCGATTTCCTGCAATCGCCGGCAGCGCAGCAGATCCTCAGGCAATACGGATTCTTAGCGGTAATGGATTGA